The segment CTGAGCCGTCAGGGTTAGGGTGGCGATGTTCAGCCCGATGGTGGGCATCAGGACGATCTGTTCCACTCGGGTGGCGACACCATAGGCCGCTACCGTCGTCTGCCCGAACCGGGATACGAAATAGGTGATGATGAAAATGCCCAGGCCGATGGTGACATAGTTGAATCCGGCGGGCAGGCTCTGGCGGGCGATGTCGGCGAATGGTCTGGCTTTGGGGAACCAGCCGCCGGAATCCGGCACCGAGTAAACCCCGGTGCGGTAAGCTTTGGTTCCAAGATAGAGCGCGCCTACGGCTTGGCAGAGGATGGTTGCTGCGGCAATGCCCGTGATTCCCATGGCGGGAAGTCCAAAACCGCCATAGATGAACCACGGATCGAGCCCGATGTTGGCGGCGGATGAGGCCATGAGCATGTTGCGAAAGCTTTTGGTGTCACCCTGAGCCTGGAGTACGGCGTTGAAAACATAGATCAGTATGGGGAAAATACTCAGCCCGAAGATGGGCAGCATGTATTGCAGGCAGGCTTCCAGATACTCATCTTGTGCCCCGAGAAGACCGAACAGCGGTCGCGCACCGAACAGGCCGATCAATGTCAGTAGGATGGTGGTCAGCAGGCCGAAGATCAATCCCTGCCGAGCGTATTCACCGGCCTGTTGCCTATCCCCTGAGCCCAGAGCCGCTCCGATCAGGGCTGTGCTGCCCACCTGCAGCCCGCTGCCCACGGAGATAACCACGAAGAAGACCGGGAAGGCCAGCGATAGGGCTGCCTGTGCCGTTGTTCCGATGAGCCCCGCGTAATAGGTGTCCACCACGTTGAACATTGTGTGAAAGAAAAAACCGACGCTGGCGGGTATAGCGATTTTGCGGATGCATTCGGGGATGGCGCAGGAGGTGAGGCTGTTGTCGATATTCACGAAAATACCTTGCAGGCTTGTGCATTGAGTCTTGCGTTCAACTCACCGCTCTCGCTGCCCAGCAAGAGAATAGGGCGTGGCCCCGGGCTGGTGGTGAATGATGATAGCGCAAGGGGATGGCGAGTTATGAAACTCAGAGTACCTGCCATTGTCTTTGGCTGCAATGATAGAGCAGGCCAGCCTTTTGTGTTGGGCTTCACGCGGTTGCCGATGCCTGTTAGAATTCAGTTGGTCTTGCTGCCTGTGGGCGCAGCCCAGCAGACTTGCTATTGTAAAGATATACGGTGAGTTGGCCGAAAGGATAAAGAGATTCATTGACCAGACGCCAACCCTGCCTCACGGAGATCGACGATGAAACGTTTGATTTGTGCCGCCGTTGCTGCCTTTGTCGTAGCCGCTGCCGTACTTGCCCCCGCAGCGGCCTGGGCCGCCAACGATCGCAAGGTTGTCTTTGCCTTTGATCGTAAGTTCATGCCGTTTTCCTATGTTCGGAATCAGGTCCCCACCGGGTTTGAGGTGGAACTATTTACGGCTGTACTCGAAGGCTCTGGCCTGGGCATCGAATACAAGCCTATGCGTGATTGGGAACGGGCTCAGGCGGAATTGTCCGGAGGGTTGATTCAGGTCGCGGCGGGCATGACCAAGACTCCGCTTCGGGAGAAGGTGTTCATCTTCCCCGAGACCCCCACCATGACTCTGGATCTCAAGTTCTTTGCCAATCAGACCTCCAATTATACCCACGTGGGCCAACTCAGGGGCCAGACCATCGCCGCCATTCGTGATTCACTCTATCAGCGCCTGCTTCAGGAATTTGGTGGCGTGAAGATCAAACTCTATGAGGACGGCGAGCAAGCCCTGAAAGCGGTGCTGTCGGGCGATGCCGCTGCATATTTCGGTACCGACAAGATCGCCCGCGACATCATTGCTCGCAAGAACATGAAAAATCTGGTGGTTATCGGCTCCACGGTTCGTTCCGTGCCAGTCTACTATGCCCTCTACAAGGGGGAGACCGGGCTGCGCGATCTCATGGACAGGGGGCTCAAGCGACTGATGGTCAACGGTGAATATGACCGCATTTACCGCAAGTGGTTTGTGCCCGAGATGACCACCTCGGACATGGGCCGCCTGGTGGCCGAGGCCAAGAAGGTCCTGCCCATGGCTTATGCGCCGCACAGCGGGAAGCCCGAGGCCGCTGCCGTACTCACACGTTCGGGAGCTGTTTTCGTTGGAGCCAATATCGAGAATGCAGCCCCCGGTGCAGGAATAGGGGCTCTGGAAGTGGCTTTGACCAAGGCTGTTTCCGCCGGACAGCTCCAGATCTATGCGGCCGTGAAGATTTCGCGGACCGGGTTGGTCCTGCCGCCTTCGGCCGCTGAACGCCAGCTCCTGTGGGAGTACGGTCGGAGCGTGCTTGTTCTGCTGGAACCCAACCGTGGTGAATACGAGGCCTGGTCACTGCCCAAACTGCTGCCGTTCCCGGACAGAATGCCCGGAATGCCTGGGTCCTGACCGATACGCCAGCCATCATTGTCAGGGCAGGGGCGCTTGCGCACCAAGGAGGGGAGAACCCATGACGAAGATTCTTGCTGCTGATATTGGTGGCACCAATAGTCGTTTTGCCGTGTTTGAGGGGCGGGAAGGATCTCTCGAAATGGAAACCTCGGTCTGGTTTTCCACCACCGATGCTGCCGACTTCGGGCACCTGTTGATTCTTCTGGAAGACAGTGATTTTCCCTTGCGGCCCTGCGATGCCGATTATGTGGCCCTGGCAGTGGCTGGCCCGGTGCTCGGGGGCAACTCTTGCAATCCTCCCAATATCGCGTGGGAAGTGGACCTCTCGGAAGCTCGGGAGAAGTACGGCTTTTCGCGTTACATTCTGATCAATGATTTTGCGGCCCAGGCCTTTGCCGTGCGCACAGCGGTGATGGGCAAGGCTCTGGATATTCTGCCAGGACAACCTGACGAACAGAGCGTTGTGGGAGTGATCGGTGCTGGCACGGGACTTGGCAAAGCAGCCCTTGTACCGGATGGACGGGGCCGCTGGCTGGCTCTGTCCACCGAAGGCGGTCATAGCTTGTTCCCTTTCTCTGGTCGTAGGGAGTTCGATTTTCAGCGTTTCATGATGGAACGTTGTGACCGCCAGCAGATTATTGGGGATTTGGTCCTGTCCGGGGGCGGCTTGTCCTCGATTCATGCCTTCCATACTGGTGATGAGCTTGCCCCCGCTGAGGTTGTGGCTGCATTTGATCGTCATCCCGAAGTTCTGGAGTGGGCGGCCCGGTTCTATGGCAGGGCCTGCCGCCATCTGGCCCTTGATTTGATGGCCACGGGCGGGATTGTCGTCAGCGGAGGAGTTGCCGCCAAGGCCACGGAGCTAGTTGAACATGATTCCTTTGGGGCCGAATTCAGAAATTCGGAAACCCATCGGGATTTGTTGGCCGGGATTCCGGTGCGTCTGAACAGGTGCGAGGATTCCGGTCTGTGGGGGGCGGCTTTTTCGGCTTGGCAGCAATGCGTTGCTTAAAGGCAATGTCGTTGATCTGCGAATTGCGCAGAGCCTTACCAGGGCTGAGTTGCTGAACGATTACAATTCTTGATCTGTTGACTTTCTTCTTGCCTGTATCTTATATATAATGCCTCATTGTGCATGTATTTTAGTCATTTTATCGATACAGGGGGGGAGTGTTTTGAAGAAAATTTGTTTTGCCATAGCAATCTGCGTTGCAATGTCCGTGGCTACCGTAGGGACGGTTCAGGCCAAGACCCTAGGCGAATTGCTGCCGGAAATGCTGACTCAGCATGAGCGCCTCAAAGCGGCGCAGGACACTGAGGAAGCCGGTCTGGAGCGCTACAAGGCCTCGAAAACGGCTTGGTATCCCAAACTCAATTTCAGTGGTGACGTAGCCCGTGAAGTGACGGACTACAATAACGCCGCCTCCGTTTCCCTGACCCGCAATATCGTGAAGTTCCGTGGTACCCAGAACATCTGGGACGCGGGCTTGGTCGATGGTGGGATCAAAGGCAACGAAGGTATGTACAAGCAGGCCGAACAGACTAAGACCTTTACCCGCCAGGGACTGCTTCTTGAGGGAGCCAACGCTTATCTACAGCTGATGAAGGCTGTGCGTACCCTTGAATACGCCCTTCAGTCCGAAGAAAATATCATGCGCCAGACAGGTATCGAGGAATCCCTCGTGGAGAAGGGCGCCGGCCTGTCTTCCGATGTCCTTCAGGCCAAGGCCCAGCTGGCCGAGGTCGCAGCGTTGCGTGTTGTCAACGAGGGGCAACTGGAAAATGCCCGCAGCCGATTCAAGGCCGTGTTTGGTTTCAGCCCGGACGATGCCCTGATCACTTCGTTTAGCTATCCCAACGCTCCTTATGCTCAGGTTCCCGGAACCGTGGACGAGGCGATCAATGTCTCCTTCCAGAAGAATCCGAGCATCCTCATTTCCCAGAGCATGGTCGAAACCGCCGATGGTTCCGTCGAGACCGCATTGGCGAGCTTCTACCCGCACTTCAATGCCTTCGCCGAATACTGGCGCAAGGAGAACGATGGTGGGCAGAAGGACACCGTCAAGTGGGAGCAGCGTTTGGGTGTCGAGTTTAATTACAATTTCTATAATGGCGGCGGCGACACGGCCACCTTGGCGGCTTCGCGCAAGGACCGTTCTGCTGCGGTGAACACCGTACTGGATGTTGAGCGGACCATCGAAGAGCAGGTGCGCGTTGCCTGGCAGAATCTAATCACTGCCCGCTCCAAGGCTGAATGGTTCAGAAACCAGGCCGTGATCTCCGAGGAATTCCTGGAGTTGGCACGCAAGGAGCGCAAGCTTGGCAATCGCTCTCTGCTGGATGTTCTTTCTGCGGAAGTGAATCTGAATTCTGCCCGCAGTGGTGCCATTACTGCCGAAGTGGATCAGATGATCCAGGCGTACACGCTGATGCACGCCATGGGGCAGCTCGAACTCGACTTGTTCCCGGCTCAGTAGAACACAGGTCTCAAGCTTCAGTGAATCAGTGATTACCCCCGGCGGGTCCGCGTGCGGCGGGCCTGCCGGTTTTTTTTCGGTACTTGTACTTGGTTGAAAAGGATTGTCTGCGTACCCATGGTCATGGATGAACTGATTGTCCGCCTGAAGCGGAATCCTGCATTGAGCGCTGAGCTTGTTCTGGCTTCGGTCTGTACGAACGTGTTGGCTTTGGCTGATACGATTTTCGTGATGATCGTGCTCAGGCGCTACATCGCCTATGGGTTCGATGGCACCCTGATCATCCTTACGGCAGGAACCCTCGTTGCATTGGGCTTGCAGTGGGGAGTACGGCGTTCACGGGATATTCTGGCTGCGGACGTTAGTCGCGATTTTGACAAGACGCTGAGCGAGGACATGGCCACCGCTCTGGTGGATTCCGATGCCATGGCTTTGCAGGAGTTGCCTCCTGAAAGAGTCCGGGGCGCCGTTGTTGATTTTCAGACCACTCAATCTGCTTACGATGCCCTCAATATTGGAGCCTTGCTGGACGCTCCATTTGCCTTGATGTTTACCGCTTCAGTCTTTTTCCTGAGTCCTTTGCTCTCACTGATAGTGCTGATTGGTGTGGCTATTTCACTGGGTGCCGGTTTGGCATCCGTGCATTTGGCGCGCCGTGGTGGTGCTGACTTGGCCGACGAGTCCGGGCGCCATCATGCCATGGTGGGAACCGCCACCCGAGCAGCCGACACCGTACGCGTTTTTGGTGGTGCTGAGTATTGCCACAAGCAATGGACGGCACAGGTAGGGCGCATTGGCGTCTTGCGCAATGTGTTGGAGGACACGCGAGGCTTGTCCCAGAGTGTGACCCTCGGTGCCGGTGTCTTTGTGCGCGTTGCCATTTATTCGGTGGGAGCCAAACTGGCTGTGGAGGGAGAATTGAGCGTCGCGGCACTCATCGGCGCGAGCATTCTGGGGTCCTATGCCATTCAGAAGGCGACAGCCTGTGCCAATGCCTATTCTCTGCTTGAGCAGGCGCGGGAAGCCATGCGGCGCATTGGTGAACTCACGGGATTGCCTGGTGAACGTCACGCAGGAGCGATCCCTGAAACCTATGAGGGGGCCCTTGAACTCGCAGGGATGTCCTACGCCTTTCCCAATGGCAGTCCTCTGTTTCAGGGCCTTGATCTGGCGCTGGCTCCGGGAGAGGTGCTCGCTGTGCAGGGGGCTAACGGCTCCGGCAAGTCGACGCTGATGCGGCTGGTGGCCGGATTGGCTGCACCCCAGGCTGGTCGTGTGTTGGCCGATGGCAGGGATCTGCGCGAGCTGAATCCCAAGTGGTGGCGAAAGCAGCTGGCATATGTTCCCCAGGAGCCGTTCTTCCTGGCAGGCAGTTTTCGTGAAAATCTGACTGTGGGCAATCCGGAAATCGAAGAGCGGGAACTGCGGCGGATTATCAATGCTTCGGGGCTCGTCCGATTCATTGATCTCTCAGACAAGGGCTTGGAAAGCCCGATGATTGATGCCGGACGCAC is part of the Desulfovibrio ferrophilus genome and harbors:
- a CDS encoding ATP-binding cassette domain-containing protein, whose protein sequence is MVMDELIVRLKRNPALSAELVLASVCTNVLALADTIFVMIVLRRYIAYGFDGTLIILTAGTLVALGLQWGVRRSRDILAADVSRDFDKTLSEDMATALVDSDAMALQELPPERVRGAVVDFQTTQSAYDALNIGALLDAPFALMFTASVFFLSPLLSLIVLIGVAISLGAGLASVHLARRGGADLADESGRHHAMVGTATRAADTVRVFGGAEYCHKQWTAQVGRIGVLRNVLEDTRGLSQSVTLGAGVFVRVAIYSVGAKLAVEGELSVAALIGASILGSYAIQKATACANAYSLLEQAREAMRRIGELTGLPGERHAGAIPETYEGALELAGMSYAFPNGSPLFQGLDLALAPGEVLAVQGANGSGKSTLMRLVAGLAAPQAGRVLADGRDLRELNPKWWRKQLAYVPQEPFFLAGSFRENLTVGNPEIEERELRRIINASGLVRFIDLSDKGLESPMIDAGRTLPVGIRKRMALARALCGGGRLLLLDEPTEGLDAEGTAMVYKAMNDLAQGGATIIVISHDPAIVKGAHQILDLGVGEGHVLRPGGRAISQEQVAR
- a CDS encoding MATE family efflux transporter, translating into MNIDNSLTSCAIPECIRKIAIPASVGFFFHTMFNVVDTYYAGLIGTTAQAALSLAFPVFFVVISVGSGLQVGSTALIGAALGSGDRQQAGEYARQGLIFGLLTTILLTLIGLFGARPLFGLLGAQDEYLEACLQYMLPIFGLSIFPILIYVFNAVLQAQGDTKSFRNMLMASSAANIGLDPWFIYGGFGLPAMGITGIAAATILCQAVGALYLGTKAYRTGVYSVPDSGGWFPKARPFADIARQSLPAGFNYVTIGLGIFIITYFVSRFGQTTVAAYGVATRVEQIVLMPTIGLNIATLTLTAQNLGANKLERVHEILRKALIYGAWMMLPGGIIVFLTAAPLMQAFTADPQVQAEGIHFLRIMAFLLYAYVVLFVSVAMLQGLKRPMFALWMGLWRQLIAPVTLFWMLTGVMDFGVAAIWWSIVAINSTAAVYSWAYARRVLTRLETSA
- a CDS encoding TolC family protein, which encodes MKKICFAIAICVAMSVATVGTVQAKTLGELLPEMLTQHERLKAAQDTEEAGLERYKASKTAWYPKLNFSGDVAREVTDYNNAASVSLTRNIVKFRGTQNIWDAGLVDGGIKGNEGMYKQAEQTKTFTRQGLLLEGANAYLQLMKAVRTLEYALQSEENIMRQTGIEESLVEKGAGLSSDVLQAKAQLAEVAALRVVNEGQLENARSRFKAVFGFSPDDALITSFSYPNAPYAQVPGTVDEAINVSFQKNPSILISQSMVETADGSVETALASFYPHFNAFAEYWRKENDGGQKDTVKWEQRLGVEFNYNFYNGGGDTATLAASRKDRSAAVNTVLDVERTIEEQVRVAWQNLITARSKAEWFRNQAVISEEFLELARKERKLGNRSLLDVLSAEVNLNSARSGAITAEVDQMIQAYTLMHAMGQLELDLFPAQ
- a CDS encoding transporter substrate-binding domain-containing protein, whose amino-acid sequence is MKRLICAAVAAFVVAAAVLAPAAAWAANDRKVVFAFDRKFMPFSYVRNQVPTGFEVELFTAVLEGSGLGIEYKPMRDWERAQAELSGGLIQVAAGMTKTPLREKVFIFPETPTMTLDLKFFANQTSNYTHVGQLRGQTIAAIRDSLYQRLLQEFGGVKIKLYEDGEQALKAVLSGDAAAYFGTDKIARDIIARKNMKNLVVIGSTVRSVPVYYALYKGETGLRDLMDRGLKRLMVNGEYDRIYRKWFVPEMTTSDMGRLVAEAKKVLPMAYAPHSGKPEAAAVLTRSGAVFVGANIENAAPGAGIGALEVALTKAVSAGQLQIYAAVKISRTGLVLPPSAAERQLLWEYGRSVLVLLEPNRGEYEAWSLPKLLPFPDRMPGMPGS
- a CDS encoding glucokinase, with product MTKILAADIGGTNSRFAVFEGREGSLEMETSVWFSTTDAADFGHLLILLEDSDFPLRPCDADYVALAVAGPVLGGNSCNPPNIAWEVDLSEAREKYGFSRYILINDFAAQAFAVRTAVMGKALDILPGQPDEQSVVGVIGAGTGLGKAALVPDGRGRWLALSTEGGHSLFPFSGRREFDFQRFMMERCDRQQIIGDLVLSGGGLSSIHAFHTGDELAPAEVVAAFDRHPEVLEWAARFYGRACRHLALDLMATGGIVVSGGVAAKATELVEHDSFGAEFRNSETHRDLLAGIPVRLNRCEDSGLWGAAFSAWQQCVA